CTGCTCTGTGCATGTCTAGAAAACACTGCAACAATTGATttgggggttacaaataaattttaggaaGGAGATGAATTTGCAAATGCAGAACCTACTAATAGCACAGCATATGCTGGTCTCTGTGTGCCCAAGGCTGGGTGTGGGGGCCACAGGCATGAATACAATGCAGCCCATCCTTTTCCCCCTGAGACTCGGGTTCCTGGCTGTGAGCTCACTCTCTGCTTGTTGTATTGAAGGACAGGCTATTTGATCAGGTGTGGTCTCCTTTGTTGGACCAGCAGGGACCTCACTGCCCTGCATCAGGCTGCTTTAGCCAGGGACCCTTGAGTGCCAGGGGCTGGCCCAGCTGCCTCTGGCTCCACTGAGAAGCCTGCTGAGTCTCGAGTggctttttaatgttttcatgtcttacccaagttagtaatttagaaacattttgaagtaaTCAACCTTGTGAAGTATTTAATGAAATCTATAGAATCTCACTTCAGAGAAAAGCAAATGTGCTCATGgatgtcatttatttttgttaatttccaGGGTATTCTCAGATTACTAATAAGTCAATAAATAGACCCCAGATTGAGAACTTCTGCACCATTTACTCCAATTTTTCCAATCTTAAAACTCttatcattttgaaataaataaaaacttttcaaatgGATAGATCCATCTAACAGtaagaaaattataattattaacaAGCCTTGGTCTCTTTAAGTTTGCTTATTGAATTGTGAAACTTACATTATTTCACAAAAATATCTTAAAGTGTACTTTCTATACTTAAAAAGGTTTAATGCTTAATGTGTTTTAATACTTAAAACACAATCCAGATACTGATTTTGTATTCAGAAGGCACTAAAAAGAAGCAAGATTTAAACAAGATGTCCAATGATATTAgcacatttattttcaaaatgttttttaaaaatattaagaatgtgtttacttttttatatacattaatTTATCTGGACTCCACAGCTTTGTGCAGTAGGCAAGAGAAATCGTACCTCAATTTATAGGTCAGAAAAGTGGAATTCAGGGAGGTACAGTGAATTGTTGAAGGCCACTTGGGGACCACATGGCCCACCCAGGATTTGAATctggctttcctttctctttctgggcTCTGCCAGTTATGGCATAAGATGTATCTTCCCTTTTAGAAGGAATTCTACACAATAGTATGTTCCACTCTATCATCCTGCGCCTCCATATTTGTACTGAAGATTTGTTTTTTTGACAGCTTCAGAAGATTAGAAGTTTTTTGACATCAGTATTTACAATAACACATGATATCGCTACCTCTTGCCTTTCCTCtttttgaaaaagttagaaaaaatacTCATTTTCAGAGTGAACATTTATCCTAGTACTTTTGAACTCTTGCTAAGATTAATTCACCAGATACTTACCAGTAAAATAATATAGCCCAAACATCATCCACACCCAGACACGTCTCATTACCTCACGAAGTGCGCTGAAATATCCTGGCGAGAGCTCGGCAGGCCCAAAGGAGAATTGCCTGTCAGTGCTTTGGGCTGATAAGTAACACTCACTTTGTCCATTTCCTGTTTGAAAGTGGCAAACACCTCGTTGCTCTTTGACAGAGTCTTCTGGAACTCTTCAAACCTTCCCGAGTAGAGAGTGAGCTGTAGGCAGAGGAGAGAGTGGGTCTATTTCAGAAGACGTCCAGAACAGAATGCTATTTGAGAAGAAATACCAGTTAAGGAAATTCACAGTTCAGTGTCGGGAGCATGTTCAGCTATTTTATTCATCGTGAGATTAACCTAGGTCGGAAAGTATGACTGAAGCCCTTCTTTCGTCAACAACGAGATAATGGAACATTTCCTTATACCGCAGCTCTTACCGACGGGCACTTAGTGAGCACCGAACAGAAGCACAGACTCCATGTACAGAGGAGCCCCACCTGTGCCTCGGAGGGGCCTGTGCTCATGGTGGGGAGACAACCTCAAAGGCCACTTGACTACGGGATGGCTATGGGGTGAGGAATTTGGGTCATAGGGGAGGTCTAGCCTAGTCCTGGCTCCTGGGAGATAAAGGGCACTTGGCATTTCCCATGGAGTGGGAGTGTCTTTGTTATGGCACTTTGTTACGGCACACACCTGCTACTAGAGGGGACCAGGTGACTCCCTGAGGGGCCTCATTGTAGTCTCGGGGTGGGGCCCCCAGGCCAGAGGCCAACCCTGTGCAGTCggaggggaaggggctggggtTGAGCTCACCAGTGGGCACTCGGTCCATCAACCCTGCTGGGTGATGAGACGCTGGACACCGGGGGCTTCCTTGGTTGTGACAACGTGCTGTGCCGGGAGGGGGCACGTCCTACTCCTCTGGGGGAGGATGCCAGGAGCTTTGAGTTTGGGGACCCTCCCCGACCTCACCTTATGGGTTTCTTCTTTTGGTCCCTTCTGATTTGTATCCTTTTTTGCTGTCTATAATTAACTGTGATCATTCATTTAGAACTCTCCTGAGTTCTATGAGTTTTTCCAGAGAATTATCAGACCTGAGGGGTTTGATAACCTGAACTGATCCCCTGCGGGCCTTGGGCATGGCACCCTTAGCTGAGCCCCTCGGTGAGGTACAGGGCTGTTTGAGGCAGTGAGGTACAGGGCAATGGCAGGGGGTAGCAGCAATCCTGCAAGCCAAGCTTTAGTAGAGAAGGTGATGCTTAAACCCAGCCTTGAAGGAAAATCATATTAGGAGGGCATGTTTCAAGTGAGTGGGGATTACTATGGATTATTCAAGTTAGTAAAACCCCCATTTTCAAGGGAGCCTTTGCTACCCAAGTTAATTGAATAGGCACAAAAGCGTACTTGTTGTCAAGAAACAAACTTGCAGCTTCCAGCCACAGGGAGCCTGCGCTTGGTAGCTGGGGAGAGTTGGGTGGCAGGCCACAAAGGAGTATCAGCTTTGAGGGGCGCCCGCGGGACAGCCATTTGGGAGCAGAGCTGAGATGACGAGTGACTGGAAGCCAGCGGCGAGACTTCCCAGTTCACGGTGGGTGTGGGGGGAATATGTGTGGGTCAGGCAGCCCTGGCACCCAGAAAACGTGCTCATCTAGAAGGGCCCATTCCCAACTGATTGAGAGTAGCAGAGGTTTTACTGCAGTAAACAACAAAATGAGAACATAAATCCTTTCTGTGGTACAGATTTTCCAAAGAAAAGTCAAGCAACAGCCGGCCAGCATTTTGGAATCACTCGTTAGTGCCAGGAGTGTGTGGCAGAGCATGGGGGCTCATCTGTGGGTAAGATCTGTGTCTCACAATTCCTTTGCCTCTAGAATAGAGAACACAGGGGAAAGGAGAATCAGGGAATCAGGAAGATGCCCTACGCTTTTTCATTCTGAcatacacactcatacacacatgtGGGCACACACCCACACCTGCACAGATACATAGTCCCATGCCCATGTTTACactcacacacatgtgcacacccacTTTTgcacacatacattcacacatgCCCCCCCACACAAACACGCACACACTTATCCCATGTATAAATTCACATGCTCCTGCACACACCCACACAAGGTGCATTAAACAGTGCTTACTCTTATGATATGCAGTGCACTCTGTTAGAGATTGAATCCCATTCCCCAGAAACAGCAAGTTCCGGTCCTCACCCCTAGCCCTGTAGGTgtgacccatttgtaaataggacctttgatgaTGTTGTTAAttaaggtgtgtccaaactgaCTCCGACGTGGCTGCAgtacttataagaaaaggaaattggatagaagaaaagaaaacacggGGAGCAGCCAGATGCTgcaagtcagtggaacctgggagagaaaggagagcacCACCATGCGCATTGCTAGGTGACAAGAAAGCCAAGGGACCCCAGAGATTGCGGGCTAGCTGGAAGATGCTGACCTGGAAGGAAGCAACCCtcgcctctgaaaccatgagccaatgaattcctgttgttaagccacctgtgctggtttgaaagtattgtataccccagaaaagctatattttaatcctgattcagtcttgtgaggagaaacttttgattagattatctccacggagatgtgacttcaccaattccaggtggttcttgattccTTTAAAAGGAATGggtctggagtcctataaaagatgaaacattttagagagaacagagctgagagaaatgatagagccaacagaaacttcagagcagagctgacacagatgctgacagttggagaacagagatacggatatttggagatgtttggagcccaggagacactgccacgagatgttaaacaagtcagaacctgcagagagccaagggaagtcaagggatgaaagtcagccccagagaagcaaaatgagaaacttccacagggacagaggctgaacgCATTGGAGGCCAGGACcaggagaccagcagatgccacccacgtgactgcccagctgacagaggtgttcctgacccatagtcctttcttgaattaaggtaatttGAGCTGGgtaccttattttggacatttttataggtttagaactgtaaacttgtaacttattaaattccctttttaaaagccattccatttctgatatagcacattccagcaacttataAACTAATTCACCAACCCGTTGTAcagttatttgttttagcagcctggaaactaaaacacactcTAACATATTCCATTCCATTCTATTTCATGTTTTCCAAATTCTGGTAGGGACTTGACTCTTGACACTGAAGGGTCAAGACTCTCTGGCTGAGGCCCTGCGCCCTGGGCCAGCCCCTGGGGGACTGGCTGCCCACACTGCACTCATCCCTTGCCCTGGAGCAGGGACAGTCACCCCCAGCAGGTCATGTTCAATTTCTATTACAaaatccttcacttggtttcttGGCCAAGCCTCTGCTGTTAGCATCAACttatttcctcccttttctttttccagcAGCCACCTGGGGTCCTTCCAAGCCCCCCTCTTGCTGCCTCTGAGCTTGCAGGCTGCAGTGGGGTTGTGGGCAGAGGGCAGGCATGAGTGTGTGTGGTGctacccccagcccccagccaggGGCACTGTGGCCAGCCCTCATCTCTCCCTTGGGCATGGTGTCATCCTTGGTGGCATTTTGGGTCCTTGGTGCTGGCGGTGCCAGGGCTGTGCCATGGAGAAGACAGCTGCGCCGAGCCTGGGCACATTCTCTGCCTTCGTCGCCACCAGGCTGGgctctttctcctctttccttcccaCCTGATCTCATGGTCAGTGGTGGTAAAATGCAGGTGGATGGTGCATTTCTGAGGTTGTCAGTGCTGCCGCCGCTCGCTTCTTATGCTGTCTACAAATGGGGGGCTTCTTGCTGGCGCCAGGGGTGTCTGTCCGGGGCCATTTCCCCTCCTTGAAGTGTGCTGCCGATCTTGCTCTCCCTTAGAGGAATCAGACCAGCATGGGAGGGACGCACTGAGGCCTTGAACAGCATTTCTCCTGCCAGGGGCAGAAGTGGCAACAAACTATTCTGGGGTCAGAAATGGCATAACTGCCTCGATAGTAGACCCATAAGTGAGCGAGTGACATGCACATCCTTTTCAATGAGCAGCAAATGCAGATAGGAACCAGGACCGCATGCAGGAATCCTCCAAGCCAGCCCGTGGGGTTTGTTCTGGAACAAGTCCGGAGCGGGCCGCAGGAGCCCCTCTCCACCTGTGTAGACGAGGGAGCTGTGCTTGGTAAAAGTGGGGGTGACCGGCTGCTAACAGCGGGCTCTCAGTCTTCCCCGTGGCACTGTTTGTTCCTGTCGCTGCCTTCCCACATCCACCCTCATGATCCCAGGGCACACTACTGCAGTGACAACTGGGTCCTGGAGGCCCTCTCTGCCCTTCACAGGTGGCCTTGGCTTATATAATGGAGAGGCAGGCTGCACTTCCCTAAGTAAGAATCGTGCCCGAACCCGCTTAAATCTAGGAAAATAACACAGCTGGTCCTTGGCCCCAAGAAAGACGGAGGCCACCCCCTgtggccacccccaccccctcgaAGACAGTTTAACCCCAAGGTGATATGTGGAGCACTGTGCAAATGAGTCTGGGGAACTGTCTAGTTTTCAaggtttaaatgttttaaaaataggatgTTGCTGATTTTTGGGAGGGGCCTGTTTACACCTTACCCTACAAAGATTCTCGTCCTCGTGATTAGGTAACTAGCAGTGGGCGTTGAATGTGCCTTAAAGGCCCAAGAGAAAGACCATGTGCTCTGCTCCCGTATTTCCCTGTGTGGCTTCTCACCTGTGTGGTACGTAGTAGTAGCTAATGTTGTGATGAACAGCATTTTACCCCATAATTGTCACTAAGAATGTGAGCTCAGCGGGGCTGAGCTGCGCCTCCAGCACCTACTGCGGAACCCTACTGTTAGCGTGGTAGGGACTGGCTGATGAACTGTGCCTCTCGTGGCTGGGCCCTGAGCTGGGCGCTTTGCAGGCGTGATCTACAGGCAGCCTGCATTGGACCGCAGACTCGTGGACTCATCTCCTTCTAAAATGTGCAGCC
This region of Tamandua tetradactyla isolate mTamTet1 chromosome 25, mTamTet1.pri, whole genome shotgun sequence genomic DNA includes:
- the LOC143668785 gene encoding uncharacterized protein LOC143668785, whose product is MSAAWPGCFLGTGTATGKKGGQVSSAPMHSLQNLKVEDMSASKTEMALTDGHLVSTEQKHRLHVQRSPTCASEGPVLMVGRQPQRPLDYGMAMGFSKEKSSNSRPAFWNHSLVPGVCGRAWGLICGALPKAWRLV